A section of the Corynebacterium tuberculostearicum genome encodes:
- a CDS encoding heavy metal translocating P-type ATPase codes for MSSACGCEHEPVTEIDELDRPWWKDPELLLPIFSGVALITGLALGWSDLETPATVLYWVGLLLGAYTFAPGAIRNLVTKRKLGIGLLMTISAVGAVLLGFVGEAAALAFLYSIAEALEDKAMDRAQGGLRALLKLVPQTATVLRDGTAAEVVAKDLEVGELMLVRPGERIATDGIIRSGRSSLDTSAITGESIPEEVAPGDEVPAGAINSAGVLEVETTAAGTDNSLTTLVDLVEQAQAEKGDRARIADRIAQPLVPGVMILAVLVGVIGSLLGDPETWITRALVVLVAASPCALAISVPLTVVAAIGAASQFGVVIKSGAAFERLGGIRHLAVDKTGTLTRNQPEVTGVVPADGFDQTQVLSFAAAVEQQSTHPLAAAIAAAGPEAPTASDISEEAGHGIGGTVEGRRVLVGSPRWIDAGPLKADVERMESEGQTCVLVTVDDALAGAIGVRDELRPEVPEAVQALHANDVEVSMLTGDNTRTARALAGIAGIDDVRAELRPEDKASIVADFSSKTPTAMIGDGINDAPALAGATVGIAMGATGSDAAIESADVAFTGHDLRLIPKALQHARRGSRIINQNIVLSLAIIIVLMPLAISGVLGLAAVVLVHEVAEVIVILNGLRAAQAKR; via the coding sequence ATGAGTTCAGCATGTGGATGCGAACACGAACCCGTCACGGAGATTGACGAGCTCGATCGGCCATGGTGGAAGGACCCTGAGCTACTGCTGCCGATCTTCTCCGGTGTAGCCCTCATAACAGGACTGGCGCTGGGCTGGTCCGACTTGGAGACGCCCGCGACGGTACTGTATTGGGTTGGCCTGCTGTTGGGCGCTTACACGTTCGCGCCTGGAGCGATCCGGAACCTTGTCACCAAGCGCAAGCTCGGCATTGGCTTGCTAATGACGATCAGCGCGGTCGGCGCGGTGCTCCTCGGATTCGTCGGAGAGGCCGCGGCGCTAGCGTTCCTGTACTCGATCGCCGAGGCACTGGAAGACAAGGCGATGGATCGGGCCCAAGGCGGACTGCGGGCACTGTTGAAGCTGGTACCGCAGACCGCGACGGTGCTGCGCGACGGCACAGCAGCCGAGGTCGTAGCGAAGGACCTCGAGGTTGGCGAGCTAATGCTCGTGCGCCCCGGGGAGCGGATCGCCACGGACGGCATCATTCGGTCCGGGCGCTCCAGCCTTGACACCTCAGCGATCACCGGAGAATCCATTCCGGAGGAGGTTGCGCCCGGCGACGAAGTGCCTGCGGGAGCGATCAACTCCGCCGGGGTGCTGGAGGTCGAGACGACCGCAGCTGGAACGGACAACTCGCTGACCACACTCGTGGACCTAGTCGAGCAAGCGCAGGCGGAAAAGGGCGATCGCGCCCGGATCGCCGACCGGATTGCCCAACCCCTAGTGCCCGGGGTGATGATCCTGGCGGTGCTGGTCGGCGTTATCGGCTCGCTGCTGGGCGACCCTGAGACGTGGATCACCCGTGCGCTGGTAGTCCTGGTCGCAGCGTCGCCGTGCGCGCTGGCAATCTCCGTGCCGCTGACGGTCGTGGCCGCGATCGGGGCGGCCAGCCAGTTCGGAGTGGTCATCAAGTCCGGCGCGGCGTTCGAGCGACTCGGCGGCATCCGTCACCTGGCAGTGGACAAAACCGGAACCCTTACCCGCAACCAGCCTGAGGTTACCGGAGTGGTCCCGGCAGACGGATTCGATCAGACGCAGGTGCTTTCCTTCGCGGCGGCAGTTGAGCAGCAATCGACACACCCCCTCGCCGCAGCGATCGCGGCAGCGGGGCCCGAAGCGCCCACCGCCTCGGACATCAGCGAGGAAGCTGGGCATGGCATTGGCGGCACCGTCGAAGGCCGACGGGTGCTGGTGGGCAGCCCCCGATGGATCGACGCCGGGCCACTGAAAGCGGACGTTGAGCGCATGGAGTCCGAGGGCCAGACCTGCGTCCTGGTCACCGTCGATGACGCTCTCGCCGGGGCGATCGGGGTCCGTGACGAGTTGCGGCCCGAGGTGCCCGAAGCCGTGCAGGCCCTGCACGCCAACGACGTGGAAGTAAGCATGCTCACCGGCGACAACACTCGCACCGCCCGGGCGCTGGCTGGAATCGCCGGAATCGACGACGTGCGCGCCGAGCTGCGTCCTGAGGACAAGGCAAGCATCGTCGCCGATTTCTCCTCCAAGACGCCGACGGCGATGATCGGCGACGGCATCAATGACGCGCCGGCACTGGCGGGTGCGACGGTGGGCATAGCGATGGGAGCGACCGGCTCTGACGCCGCGATCGAGTCTGCTGACGTCGCTTTCACCGGCCACGACCTCCGGCTAATTCCGAAGGCGCTGCAGCACGCCCGCCGAGGAAGCAGGATCATCAACCAGAACATCGTGCTGTCTCTGGCCATCATCATCGTGTTGATGCCACTGGCGATCAGCGGTGTGCTGGGCCTGGCTGCCGTCGTGTTGGTTCACGAGGTCGCCGAAGTGATCGTGATCTTGAACGGCCTGCGGGCTGCGCAAGCGAAGCGCTGA